The following are encoded in a window of Pseudomonas sp. JQ170C genomic DNA:
- the ureC gene encoding urease subunit alpha has translation MSRISRRAYADMFGPTVGDRVRLADTELWVEVEKDFTIYGEEVKFGGGKVIRDGMGQGQMLAAVAMDLVLTNALIIDHWGIVKADIGIKNGRIVGVGKAGNPDVQPGVTLPIGPGTEVIAAEGKIVTAGGIDSHIHFICPQQVEEALTSGITTFIGGGTGPATGTNATTCTSGPWYLARMLQAADELPINIGLLGKGNASQPEALREQVRAGAVGLKLHEDWGSTPAAIDCCLTVAEELDVQVAIHTDTLNESGCVEDTLAAIGDRTIHTFHTEGAGGGHAPDIIRAAAFANVLPSSTNPTLPYTINTVDEHLDMLMVCHHLDPSIAEDVAFAESRIRRETIAAEDILHDIGAFSMTSSDSQAMGRVGEVVLRTWQVADQMKRRRGPLAPDSHYSDNFRVKRFIAKYTINPALTHGIAHEVGSVEAGKLADLVLWAPAFFGVKPALVIKGGMIAMAPMGDINGSIPTPQPVHYRPMFGALGAARNATRMTFLSQSAVARGVHHELGLRSLIGIARGCRTVRKGDMVHNGLLPMIEVDSQTYEVRANGELLVCEPATVLPMAQRYFLF, from the coding sequence ATGAGCCGTATTTCCCGACGCGCCTACGCCGACATGTTCGGCCCCACCGTGGGCGACCGCGTACGCCTGGCCGACACCGAGCTGTGGGTGGAGGTTGAGAAGGACTTCACGATCTACGGCGAAGAGGTCAAGTTCGGCGGCGGCAAGGTCATCCGCGACGGCATGGGCCAGGGCCAGATGCTCGCGGCCGTGGCCATGGACCTGGTGCTCACCAACGCACTGATCATCGACCACTGGGGCATCGTCAAGGCGGACATCGGCATCAAGAACGGGCGCATCGTCGGCGTCGGCAAGGCCGGCAACCCCGATGTGCAGCCCGGCGTGACCCTGCCCATCGGCCCCGGTACCGAGGTGATCGCCGCCGAAGGCAAGATCGTCACCGCTGGCGGCATCGACTCGCACATCCACTTCATTTGCCCGCAGCAAGTGGAAGAGGCGCTGACCTCCGGCATCACCACCTTCATCGGCGGCGGCACCGGGCCGGCTACCGGCACCAACGCCACCACCTGCACCTCCGGGCCCTGGTACCTGGCACGCATGCTCCAGGCCGCCGACGAGCTGCCGATCAACATCGGCCTGCTGGGCAAGGGCAACGCCTCGCAACCCGAGGCGCTGCGCGAGCAGGTCCGCGCCGGTGCCGTGGGCCTGAAGCTGCACGAGGACTGGGGCTCGACCCCGGCGGCCATCGACTGCTGCCTGACGGTGGCCGAGGAGCTGGACGTGCAGGTGGCCATCCACACCGACACCCTCAATGAGTCCGGCTGTGTCGAGGACACCCTGGCGGCCATCGGCGACCGCACCATCCACACCTTCCACACCGAAGGGGCCGGCGGCGGTCATGCGCCGGACATCATCCGTGCCGCCGCCTTTGCCAATGTGCTGCCGTCGTCCACCAACCCGACCTTGCCGTACACCATCAACACCGTGGACGAGCACCTGGACATGCTCATGGTCTGCCACCACCTGGACCCGAGCATCGCCGAGGACGTGGCCTTTGCCGAGTCGCGCATCCGCCGCGAGACCATCGCCGCAGAAGACATCCTCCACGACATCGGTGCCTTCTCCATGACCTCGTCCGACTCCCAGGCCATGGGCCGGGTCGGGGAGGTCGTGCTGCGCACCTGGCAGGTCGCCGACCAGATGAAGCGTCGCCGCGGGCCGCTGGCACCCGACAGCCACTACAGCGACAACTTCCGGGTCAAGCGCTTCATTGCCAAGTACACCATCAACCCGGCACTGACCCACGGCATTGCCCACGAAGTGGGCTCGGTGGAGGCCGGCAAGCTGGCCGACCTGGTGCTCTGGGCCCCGGCGTTTTTCGGGGTCAAGCCTGCACTGGTGATCAAGGGCGGGATGATCGCGATGGCGCCCATGGGCGACATCAACGGCTCGATTCCGACCCCGCAGCCGGTGCACTACCGACCGATGTTCGGTGCCCTGGGTGCGGCGCGCAATGCCACGCGCATGACCTTCCTGTCGCAGTCGGCGGTGGCGCGCGGCGTTCACCATGAGTTGGGCCTGCGCAGCCTGATCGGTATCGCCCGCGGCTGTCGCACGGTGCGCAAGGGCGACATGGTCCACAACGGCCTGCTGCCGATGATCGAGGTGGATTCGCAAACCTACGAGGTGCGTGCCAACGGCGAGCTGCTGGTGTGCGAGCCGGCCACGGTGCTGCCGATGGCGCAACGTTATTTTCTGTTTTGA
- a CDS encoding urease subunit beta, which yields MIPGETQVADGDIELNVGYARTTVTVANHGDRPVQVGSHYHFYEVNDCLVFEREATLGLRLDIAAGTAVRFEPGQARTVTLVPYAGKREVHGFQGKVMGRLEGRG from the coding sequence ATGATCCCCGGAGAAACACAGGTCGCCGATGGCGACATCGAGCTCAATGTGGGCTACGCGCGGACCACCGTCACCGTGGCCAATCACGGCGACCGGCCGGTGCAGGTCGGCTCGCACTACCACTTCTACGAGGTCAACGACTGCCTGGTGTTCGAGCGCGAGGCCACCCTGGGCCTGCGCCTGGACATCGCTGCCGGCACCGCCGTGCGCTTCGAGCCCGGTCAGGCGCGGACCGTGACCCTGGTGCCGTACGCCGGCAAGCGTGAGGTCCATGGCTTTCAAGGCAAGGTGATGGGCAGGCTGGAGGGGCGTGGATGA
- a CDS encoding urease subunit gamma, with product MELTPREKDKLLLFTAALLAERRLARGLKLNYPEAVALISATVMEGARDGRTVAELMNLGREVLSRDQVMEGVSEMIPDVQVEATFPDGTKLVTVHDPIV from the coding sequence ATGGAGCTGACCCCGCGAGAGAAAGACAAACTGCTGCTGTTCACCGCCGCCTTGCTTGCCGAGCGCCGGTTGGCCCGCGGCCTGAAGCTCAATTACCCGGAGGCGGTGGCGCTGATCAGTGCCACGGTGATGGAGGGTGCCCGTGACGGGCGCACGGTCGCCGAGCTGATGAACCTGGGCCGCGAAGTGCTCAGCCGCGACCAGGTCATGGAAGGCGTGAGTGAAATGATCCCCGACGTCCAGGTCGAAGCCACCTTTCCCGACGGCACCAAGCTTGTGACCGTGCATGACCCGATTGTCTAG
- a CDS encoding urease accessory protein UreD — protein MTLAQPLDLTAHSTGWSAELMLRFVRRGQKTCIGARRHFGPLLVQRPFYPEGAPCHVYVLHPPGGVVGGDTLVLDVHLDPGSHALLTMPGATKFYRSNGQTSTLDQHFHLAADSVLEWLPQGSICFPGARVRLENRFSLEPGARLLAWETLCLGRPVMNEPFSHGALDSRLQIDVPDDPGLHERLRIEGGQLQKLGGYPLQATFCAYPANDAVLEQTRRLIEDLDVPAGATLLGQLLVVRLLDHDNQRLQLTLQRIWHALRPEVVGLAPCPPRIWAT, from the coding sequence ATGACGCTTGCCCAGCCACTGGACCTCACTGCCCACAGCACCGGCTGGAGCGCCGAACTGATGCTGCGCTTCGTACGCCGTGGGCAAAAGACCTGTATTGGTGCGCGGCGACATTTTGGTCCTCTTTTGGTGCAGCGCCCGTTCTACCCCGAAGGCGCCCCGTGCCACGTTTATGTGCTGCATCCGCCCGGCGGGGTGGTCGGTGGCGACACCTTGGTGCTCGACGTGCACCTCGACCCCGGTAGCCATGCGCTGCTGACCATGCCCGGGGCCACCAAGTTCTACCGCAGCAACGGCCAGACCTCGACCCTCGACCAGCACTTTCACCTGGCCGCCGACAGCGTGCTGGAGTGGCTGCCTCAGGGCAGCATCTGCTTCCCCGGTGCGCGCGTGCGCCTTGAAAACCGCTTCAGCCTCGAACCCGGTGCGCGACTGCTGGCCTGGGAAACCCTGTGCCTGGGCCGACCGGTAATGAACGAGCCTTTCAGCCACGGCGCCTTGGACAGCCGCCTGCAGATCGACGTGCCCGACGACCCCGGCCTGCATGAACGTCTGCGCATCGAAGGTGGCCAGCTGCAAAAGCTGGGCGGCTATCCACTGCAAGCCACTTTCTGTGCCTACCCGGCCAACGACGCGGTGCTCGAACAGACTCGCCGCCTGATCGAGGACCTCGACGTTCCCGCGGGGGCGACCTTGCTCGGGCAATTGCTGGTGGTACGCCTGCTGGACCACGACAACCAACGCCTGCAACTCACCCTGCAGCGGATCTGGCATGCCTTGCGACCCGAAGTGGTCGGCCTGGCGCCATGCCCGCCGCGTATCTGGGCCACTTGA
- the phnX gene encoding phosphonoacetaldehyde hydrolase, protein MHYQNPQRLQAVVLDWAGTVVDFGSFAPTQIFVEAFAEFGVDVSLEEARGPMGMGKWDHIRTLCDLPQIAERYRRVFGRTPSDDDVTALYNRFMPLQIEKIAEHSALIPGALQAIASLREQGLKIGSCSGYPKVVMDKVVELAARNGYVADHVVATDETPNGRPWPAQALANVIALGIDDVAACVKVDDTWPGILEGRKAGMWTVALTCSGNALGLSYEAYKALPLETLEQERARIGRMFEASRPHYLIDTIAELPAVIDDINARLARGEMPQARSA, encoded by the coding sequence ATGCACTATCAGAACCCTCAACGCCTGCAAGCGGTCGTCCTGGACTGGGCGGGCACCGTGGTCGACTTTGGCTCGTTCGCGCCGACCCAGATCTTCGTCGAAGCCTTTGCCGAGTTTGGCGTGGACGTCTCCCTGGAAGAAGCCCGCGGCCCCATGGGCATGGGCAAGTGGGACCACATCCGCACCCTGTGCGACCTGCCGCAGATTGCCGAGCGCTATCGCCGGGTGTTCGGCCGCACCCCCAGCGATGACGACGTCACCGCCCTCTACAACCGCTTCATGCCGCTGCAGATCGAAAAAATCGCCGAGCATTCGGCGTTGATCCCGGGGGCTTTGCAGGCCATCGCCAGCCTGCGTGAGCAAGGCCTGAAGATCGGCTCGTGCTCGGGCTACCCGAAAGTGGTGATGGACAAAGTGGTGGAACTGGCCGCGCGCAATGGCTACGTCGCCGACCACGTGGTGGCCACCGACGAAACCCCCAACGGCCGTCCGTGGCCGGCCCAGGCCCTGGCCAACGTCATCGCCCTGGGCATCGACGACGTGGCGGCCTGTGTGAAAGTGGACGATACCTGGCCGGGCATCCTTGAAGGCCGCAAGGCGGGCATGTGGACCGTGGCCCTGACCTGTTCGGGCAATGCCCTGGGGTTGTCGTACGAAGCCTACAAAGCCTTGCCGCTGGAAACCCTGGAACAGGAACGTGCCCGTATCGGCCGGATGTTCGAAGCCTCGCGCCCGCATTACCTGATCGACACCATCGCCGAATTGCCGGCGGTGATCGATGACATCAATGCGCGGCTGGCGCGCGGGGAGATGCCGCAGGCGCGATCTGCCTGA
- a CDS encoding LysR substrate-binding domain-containing protein: protein MYQYHKWLRSFHAVAKTGSFTLAAEYLSVGQPTVSEQVSTLEKKFSVELFHRRGRYIELSAAGHKLYDITQGLFGQEDEAVQLLQRFSQRKQGMLRIGAVSPPIAMSLTYSLMQQYPDIDLNTSFTTEAQTLERLYAFDIDVAILALSAFDQRLSTHLYRTVPILAVVRDDHPWAHQAQVSVHEISGQRLVLREAASRTRQLVEEGCQRYGVTLDCAMELNSREAIVHAVVQGIGIGFVAAVEYADRPGTKAVSFIEAPFHISYYLCCLAIRRNRPIIAELFDAAAPPDS from the coding sequence ATGTACCAGTACCACAAATGGTTACGTTCATTTCACGCGGTGGCCAAGACCGGCAGCTTCACCTTGGCCGCCGAGTACCTGAGTGTCGGCCAGCCTACCGTCAGTGAGCAGGTGAGCACCCTGGAGAAAAAGTTTTCCGTCGAACTGTTCCACCGCCGTGGTCGCTACATCGAACTGAGCGCGGCGGGGCACAAGCTGTATGACATCACCCAGGGCCTGTTCGGCCAGGAGGATGAAGCGGTGCAACTGCTGCAGCGCTTCAGCCAGCGCAAGCAAGGCATGTTGCGCATTGGTGCGGTATCGCCACCGATTGCCATGAGCCTGACCTACAGCCTGATGCAGCAGTACCCGGACATCGACCTGAACACCTCGTTCACCACCGAGGCGCAAACCCTGGAGCGGCTCTACGCCTTTGATATCGACGTGGCGATCCTGGCGCTGTCGGCCTTCGACCAGCGCCTGAGCACCCACCTGTATCGGACAGTGCCGATCCTGGCGGTGGTGCGCGACGACCACCCCTGGGCGCACCAGGCGCAGGTCAGCGTGCATGAAATCAGTGGCCAGCGGCTGGTACTGCGTGAAGCGGCTTCGCGGACCCGGCAATTGGTGGAAGAAGGCTGCCAGCGTTATGGCGTGACCCTGGACTGCGCCATGGAACTCAACAGCCGCGAGGCCATTGTGCACGCGGTGGTGCAGGGCATCGGCATCGGCTTTGTCGCTGCCGTGGAGTACGCCGACCGTCCTGGCACCAAGGCCGTGTCCTTTATCGAGGCGCCGTTTCACATCAGCTACTACCTGTGTTGCCTGGCGATACGACGCAATCGCCCGATCATCGCCGAACTGTTCGACGCCGCCGCGCCCCCGGACAGCTAG
- a CDS encoding MFS transporter, whose amino-acid sequence MNRAESLSGLAVPASPFRTAQWRMLLAAMFCYLFFYTGRQTFGFAIPGIQAEFGLSKETLGWASTAMLWAYAIGQAINGNLADKFGGRRIMSLGAVLSCAANWVTSFAGGFMSLILPWGVNGYFQALGWAPGSRLLSNWWSAGERGRVYGFYVFAAGCASVLSYVTSVVVLEVLHLEWRWIFRLPVLLMLAGGVVFYLVARERPQDMGFKPLDDTGVANAEDKNHEVGHESEESSAQRYKAVLKNVRLLIAAVSLGFQNAARYGLIVWVPVHFLGADWKSGQSFIDPKWITVALPVGMAVGALSNGWVSDKLFGSKRYLAIMLYMFLGALTSLWMWSLPAHSTVGLVALFLCGFFVYGPASSFWALCPDLVGAKRAGTATGVMNFSSYLFAGLAEPLIGRMLDTTGNTSLIFIVVTASCLCSAVVALFVRR is encoded by the coding sequence ATGAATCGTGCCGAAAGTCTGTCCGGTCTGGCTGTCCCTGCGTCACCGTTTCGCACCGCGCAATGGCGAATGCTGCTGGCGGCAATGTTCTGCTACCTGTTTTTCTACACCGGCAGGCAAACCTTCGGGTTCGCCATTCCGGGCATCCAGGCCGAGTTCGGCCTGAGCAAGGAAACCCTCGGCTGGGCCTCCACCGCCATGCTCTGGGCCTATGCCATCGGCCAGGCCATCAACGGCAACCTGGCAGACAAGTTCGGCGGCCGGCGGATCATGAGCCTGGGCGCGGTGCTCTCGTGCGCGGCGAACTGGGTCACCAGTTTTGCCGGTGGCTTCATGAGCCTGATCCTGCCCTGGGGCGTGAACGGCTACTTCCAGGCCCTGGGCTGGGCGCCGGGCAGCCGCTTGCTGTCGAACTGGTGGAGCGCCGGCGAGCGTGGCCGGGTGTATGGCTTCTATGTATTCGCCGCCGGCTGCGCCTCGGTGCTGTCGTATGTCACCTCGGTGGTGGTGCTCGAAGTGCTGCACCTGGAGTGGCGCTGGATCTTCCGCCTGCCGGTGCTGCTGATGCTGGCCGGTGGCGTCGTCTTCTACCTGGTGGCCCGTGAACGTCCGCAGGACATGGGCTTCAAGCCGCTGGACGACACCGGGGTGGCCAACGCCGAAGACAAGAACCATGAGGTCGGTCACGAAAGCGAAGAGAGCTCGGCGCAGCGCTACAAGGCCGTGCTCAAGAACGTCCGCCTGCTGATCGCTGCGGTGTCCCTGGGCTTTCAGAACGCGGCGCGCTACGGCCTGATCGTCTGGGTGCCGGTGCACTTTCTCGGTGCCGACTGGAAGTCGGGGCAGAGCTTCATCGACCCCAAATGGATCACCGTGGCCCTCCCGGTGGGCATGGCGGTGGGGGCGCTGAGCAATGGCTGGGTCTCGGACAAACTGTTCGGCTCCAAGCGCTACCTGGCGATCATGCTCTATATGTTCCTCGGTGCCCTGACCAGCCTGTGGATGTGGAGCCTGCCGGCCCACAGCACCGTGGGCCTGGTGGCCTTGTTCCTCTGCGGCTTCTTCGTCTATGGCCCGGCGTCGAGCTTCTGGGCACTGTGCCCGGACCTGGTCGGCGCCAAGCGTGCGGGCACTGCCACGGGGGTGATGAACTTCTCGTCCTACCTGTTTGCCGGCCTCGCCGAGCCGCTGATCGGCCGGATGCTCGACACCACGGGCAACACCTCGCTGATCTTCATCGTCGTCACCGCCAGTTGCCTGTGCAGTGCCGTGGTGGCGCTGTTCGTGCGGCGCTGA
- the psrA gene encoding iron-containing alcohol dehydrogenase PsrA: MPAYFHNPVATCFGSGSLSRISDLTAGQQVALVTFPEARALGLIDQVQALLGERLCHVVEDVQPNPDVAQLRTTYERFWAEAGDCQTVIALGGGSAIDTAKALIVGTESGQFDELLHLLALGQPFTPARCKALIAAPTTAGTGSEVTPWATIWDSAAQKKYSLHLDCTWPKAAIVDPDLMLTVPAGVTVSTGLDALSHALEAIWNVNANPLSDTFAVSAIEDILDCLPRLQRDLGNRDLRARMALAALKAGMAFSNTKTALAHSISYEMTLRHGVPHGIACSFSLPLVLGLAWGRDGGRDRTLQRVFGPDLDQARSRLRTFLHSLGVKTDFADYGVDADEAQAMIAHALQGARGKNFIGASAA; the protein is encoded by the coding sequence ATGCCTGCCTACTTCCATAATCCGGTGGCCACTTGCTTCGGCAGCGGCAGCCTCAGCCGTATCAGCGACCTGACCGCAGGTCAGCAGGTCGCCCTGGTGACCTTTCCCGAGGCGCGCGCCCTGGGCTTGATCGACCAGGTGCAGGCCCTGCTGGGCGAGCGCCTGTGCCATGTGGTCGAGGACGTACAACCCAATCCGGACGTGGCGCAACTGCGCACCACCTACGAGCGTTTCTGGGCCGAGGCCGGCGATTGCCAGACTGTCATTGCCCTGGGCGGCGGCAGCGCCATCGACACCGCCAAGGCGCTGATCGTGGGTACCGAATCGGGGCAGTTCGATGAACTGCTGCACCTGCTGGCCCTCGGTCAGCCGTTCACACCGGCGCGCTGCAAGGCCTTGATCGCTGCACCCACCACGGCCGGGACCGGCAGCGAAGTGACGCCGTGGGCGACCATCTGGGACAGCGCCGCGCAGAAGAAGTATTCCCTGCACCTGGACTGCACCTGGCCCAAGGCAGCAATCGTCGATCCCGACCTGATGCTCACCGTGCCGGCCGGGGTGACGGTATCCACCGGGCTGGATGCCCTGTCCCATGCGCTGGAAGCGATCTGGAACGTCAACGCCAACCCGCTCTCCGATACCTTCGCGGTGTCGGCCATCGAAGACATCCTCGACTGCCTGCCCCGGCTGCAGCGCGACCTCGGCAACCGTGACCTGCGGGCGCGCATGGCGCTGGCCGCGCTCAAGGCCGGCATGGCGTTCTCCAACACCAAGACGGCGCTGGCGCATTCGATCTCCTACGAAATGACCCTGCGCCACGGCGTGCCCCACGGCATTGCCTGCTCCTTTTCGCTGCCGCTGGTGCTGGGCCTTGCCTGGGGCCGCGACGGTGGCCGCGACCGCACCCTGCAGCGGGTGTTCGGCCCGGACCTGGACCAGGCCCGCTCGCGCTTGCGCACCTTCCTGCACAGCCTCGGGGTCAAGACCGACTTTGCCGACTATGGCGTCGATGCCGACGAGGCCCAGGCGATGATCGCTCACGCCCTGCAGGGCGCCCGGGGCAAGAACTTCATCGGCGCCAGCGCCGCCTGA
- the phnE gene encoding phosphonate ABC transporter, permease protein PhnE, with product MNRQPTPYQWLVNTPDTPRGWIVTGAWVLLAVTLLHWSAQGTQLSWRELSNGLPQIGDFLARSMPPDLSILPRLWQPAVETLQIALWGTLLGIVFAIPLAFLAARNLQGNGWLYAGTRQTLNVIRSINELILALVFVSAVGLGPFPGVLALALHGVGMLGKFFADSIEEIDQGPIEALQATGARPLQVIVFGVIPQVITAWIAVVLYRFEVNLRSATVLGMVGAGGLGFELVSSLKLFKYQETATCIIVITLMVVAADLVSSRLRRRIQGDSRH from the coding sequence ATGAACCGACAACCCACCCCTTACCAGTGGTTGGTCAACACCCCCGACACCCCGCGTGGCTGGATCGTCACCGGCGCCTGGGTGCTGCTGGCCGTGACCCTGCTGCACTGGAGCGCCCAGGGCACCCAGTTGAGCTGGCGCGAGCTGAGCAACGGCTTGCCGCAGATCGGCGACTTTCTGGCCCGCTCGATGCCGCCTGACCTGAGCATCCTGCCAAGGTTGTGGCAACCGGCCGTCGAGACCCTGCAGATCGCCCTGTGGGGTACGTTGCTGGGGATCGTCTTCGCCATCCCGCTGGCGTTCCTGGCGGCGCGCAACCTGCAAGGCAATGGCTGGCTGTATGCCGGCACCCGGCAAACCCTGAACGTGATCCGCAGCATCAACGAGCTGATCCTGGCGCTGGTGTTTGTCTCGGCGGTGGGCCTTGGGCCATTTCCCGGCGTGCTGGCCCTGGCGCTGCACGGGGTGGGCATGCTCGGCAAGTTCTTTGCCGACAGCATCGAGGAGATCGACCAGGGGCCGATAGAAGCCTTGCAAGCCACGGGCGCGCGGCCGTTGCAGGTGATCGTGTTTGGCGTGATCCCCCAGGTGATCACCGCCTGGATCGCGGTGGTGCTGTACCGCTTCGAGGTCAACCTGCGCTCGGCAACGGTACTGGGCATGGTCGGGGCAGGGGGGCTGGGGTTTGAACTGGTCAGCAGCCTGAAACTGTTCAAGTACCAGGAAACCGCCACCTGCATCATCGTCATCACCCTCATGGTGGTGGCCGCCGACCTGGTCTCCAGCCGTTTGCGCCGTCGTATCCAGGGCGACAGCCGCCACTGA
- the phnC gene encoding phosphonate ABC transporter ATP-binding protein, translated as MIRVRSLVKDYADNPVLKGIDLDIGAGEFVVVLGQSGAGKSTLLRCMNRLVQADSGELQIAGIDAMGAGQQRELRRQVAMIFQHHNVVPRLSVLKNVLTGRLGSVSTLASLLQLFSRRDVALAMNCLEQVDLPHKATARTDSLSGGQMQRVGIARALAQRPKVILADEPVASLDPKTARRVMQYLRDATRELGITVVCNLHQVDLAREFGDRIVGLAHGRLVFDSQREVLDEACLQRIYPQAERQSDASQNPVAVPCMQIGGGVA; from the coding sequence ATGATCCGCGTGCGCAGCCTGGTCAAGGACTACGCCGACAACCCGGTGCTCAAGGGCATCGACCTGGATATCGGCGCCGGCGAATTCGTGGTGGTGCTGGGCCAGTCCGGGGCCGGCAAGTCGACGCTGCTGCGCTGCATGAACCGCCTGGTGCAGGCCGACAGCGGTGAATTGCAGATTGCCGGCATCGACGCCATGGGCGCCGGCCAGCAACGCGAGCTGCGTCGCCAGGTGGCGATGATCTTCCAGCACCACAATGTGGTCCCGCGCCTGTCGGTGCTCAAGAACGTGCTTACCGGGCGCCTGGGCTCGGTGTCGACCCTGGCTTCGCTGCTGCAGCTGTTCAGTCGCCGCGACGTGGCCCTGGCGATGAACTGCCTGGAGCAGGTCGATCTGCCGCACAAGGCCACGGCCCGCACCGACTCGCTGTCGGGTGGGCAGATGCAGCGGGTCGGCATCGCCCGCGCCCTGGCCCAGCGGCCCAAGGTGATCCTGGCCGATGAGCCGGTGGCCAGCCTTGACCCCAAGACCGCCCGGCGGGTGATGCAGTACCTGCGCGATGCCACCCGCGAGCTGGGCATCACCGTGGTCTGCAACCTGCACCAGGTGGACCTGGCCCGGGAGTTCGGTGACCGCATCGTCGGCCTGGCCCATGGCCGGCTGGTGTTCGACAGCCAGCGCGAGGTCCTGGACGAGGCCTGCCTGCAACGCATCTACCCGCAGGCCGAGCGCCAGTCCGATGCCAGCCAGAACCCGGTGGCGGTGCCCTGTATGCAGATTGGCGGAGGAGTCGCCTGA
- the phnD gene encoding phosphonate ABC transporter substrate-binding protein — protein sequence MNPFAKLLRLTGFALLPVLACNPAWAQSSLSIGLIPSEDSQAMIESSKQVLADLERQLGMPVKPFVATDYNGVIEALRSGKLDVAYLGPFSYVLAHQVAGVDAFAVAVTKKAGKSAYRSQIVARKDSGIHQLSDLKGHTFAFVDPSSASGHLFPKAGLEAAGYRPDKVFSRVIFSGSHDASILAVANRKVDAAAVADRIYASAMAQGHIKPDELQIVWSSSDIPESPMVWRQNLDPALKQKIAAAMANIKDVPWGDQGQLNGFQPTTDAAYDVVRDTAKVLDLDLRSMK from the coding sequence ATGAACCCGTTCGCCAAACTGCTCCGTTTGACCGGCTTTGCCCTGTTGCCCGTGCTGGCCTGCAACCCGGCGTGGGCGCAGTCGTCGTTGAGCATCGGCCTGATTCCCTCCGAAGACTCCCAGGCCATGATCGAAAGCAGCAAGCAGGTACTGGCGGATCTTGAGCGCCAGCTCGGCATGCCGGTCAAGCCGTTCGTGGCCACTGACTACAACGGTGTGATCGAGGCACTGCGTTCAGGCAAGCTCGACGTGGCGTACCTGGGCCCGTTCTCCTATGTGCTTGCGCACCAGGTGGCCGGCGTCGATGCCTTCGCCGTGGCGGTGACCAAGAAGGCTGGCAAGAGTGCCTACCGCAGCCAGATCGTGGCGCGCAAGGACAGCGGCATCCATCAGCTGAGCGACCTCAAGGGCCATACCTTCGCCTTTGTCGATCCAAGCTCGGCGTCTGGTCATCTGTTCCCCAAGGCGGGCCTGGAAGCGGCCGGCTATAGGCCGGACAAGGTGTTTTCCCGGGTGATTTTCTCCGGCTCCCACGACGCCAGCATCCTTGCCGTGGCCAACCGCAAGGTTGATGCCGCGGCGGTGGCTGACCGCATCTATGCCTCCGCCATGGCCCAGGGGCATATCAAGCCGGATGAATTGCAGATCGTCTGGTCGTCTTCCGACATTCCCGAGTCACCGATGGTCTGGCGGCAGAACCTGGACCCGGCGCTCAAGCAGAAAATCGCTGCCGCCATGGCCAACATCAAGGACGTGCCGTGGGGCGACCAGGGCCAGCTCAATGGTTTTCAGCCGACCACCGATGCCGCCTATGACGTGGTGCGCGACACCGCCAAGGTCCTCGATCTCGACTTGCGGAGCATGAAATGA